The sequence aCTGAGAGTGAAAGTCCGGTCCCATTTCATGTTTTTGGTCTTACTTACAAAGTAAATGTGTCTTTTCTGAAGAAGTGAAATGAGACTTGGCAGACATTTCCTCTCAGCGGTTTTGCTAAAAAGTACTAAGAGTAAGACGATCAAGCGGCAAACCATTCTCCACAATAAAAGTTTCTCTATGAGGGCATTGTCATCAACTATTGCCTCTACTCCATGGTTGTTCAGTCGCGGAAGCGAAGAGAAGATAGAAACAATTGGCTGTCATATTTATCCCTGCGGCCATCCAGAAAACGGTGTGCCAAGTAGCTAGGGTTTCctgaaaggaaaaattatttatagtcaATATTTGTCATACAAAAGCAAGCTGGGCTCATAACCTGTTAGCCATAGGATTCAAGTGAAATAAAACACGAGAAGAACGTTAAAGATAAATTTGTTCAGTGACATCTTTACTGATTTTTGAAAGATGAcggatttcttcaaacaaaattagaGATAAAATTTAAGGTGGTCACTCacatacagggtgtctactcaaatcctggacaAAAATTGTCGGACAATAccaagtttttgtttttaagtatttcagtttTTTCCCAGGTATAATTGCTAATAATACGGAaccattcaaatatttcttaattttttaataataataattcaagcgaaacttttcaaataaaagtattgcatttttcactaaatagttgaattttcaacaaaatacatgaattctcaaccgcatgatgaattttcaatttaaaaaaaaatcgattttcaactaaataattgaattttgaactaaaaaatatcagttttgttccaaaaacctaaaagataaattttcaactaaaatgaagaatatttaactgagatacctaaattttcgaccaaaaacataagtgtcaaacaaaaagattatttttctaccaaaaccaaacgggttttcaataaaaaacataaattttaaatttaaaaaaggtaattttttatctaaatagttgatttttcaattagaacgatgaatctttaaatagaatcattgaatttttaaccaagaatattcatATCagccaaagaagacgaattttcaactgcaagagataaattattaaccaaaaatgaaatagttaaaattttagttaaaaaaattatttttcaaccaaagagatgaattttcaactaaaatgatggaatatttaactggaataattatattttcagtaaaaaaaaacacttttccaccaaaaaacaacaaattttcaacagaatagttcaaagttttaactggaataattaaattttcagtacaagaaTTAATTCCCAGCCAaagaaaacacgatttttcaatcaaataagctCATTTTTCAACGCACAGAGATacattctcatttaaaattataaatcatcaaccaaaaaaattactttttggtgAGAGAGTTTGACTGTTAACGAAGTAAGaggaattctgaacgaaaaatgtaataattaatattttaacgaaacaaatttaatttttaataaaaaagcattcgaaatatttttcatataacttttttGACGTGCAAACTTTCACCTTAATATTTTGTCGTATCGgtcattgtttcaaaaaaaaacaaaaaatagcaagcataaaacttacaagatatcttcattatcaaagtacaaaTTGGAacgaaaattggcaaaaaatgtaaaggtgggttttttgagacaatcgatttttaattttttcagaaaaaccactgtcattcttattaatttcaaacctttttataaattttccggCGGAATTTGAAAGAAGACGATGACGCTATgacaatcaaaaagaaaattagaaatatcTCAATCAGGTCAAAATTTATAGaggtttaacgaaaaaattcaggttttttgaaaaacaaagacaaaaatgcaaatacgcataacttcttagagcattttttttgcaaatcgaaAAATACTTATCgcctaattttctttaaaaaacaacatatttcgcccccgagagattctgcaatTTAAACTGAAGAACCGTGCCTAGTTTGAAATGGATccagtttacttttttaaattctagcttttcattgaaatatttacaattgcatatttaaacattgaaactttcgaaaaatttttattaaaaatttcaaaaatttaatttttaatgttaaaccgAATGTTAATCCGAAATTTGAAATATACACTTAATACTAAAATCcccaaaaattcatcatttttcaacTCGAGACATTCgggaaatttatacaattttacaatagaaaattgaagtgattaatttaatttatacttgaatcgttaaaaatttaataatttaaaaaatgatataaatatggtaattgaaaaaaatgatgcaatgaaaaagtatttgaattaaaaagtcttttggagaattcaaaataatttaaaactgaaaaactttCAGTGAGGCAACCTTTTattttatgcttttaaaattaaataattattaattaaagcgTTGAAAACTATTCGTTTTAGAATTTCGAATTGCAAACTTTTCTCAGATCAACAACTTCTATCTTGACGATAAGCGAATCTTTTGTTAGTATATAGGGTAAGCTGACGAACAGAGagtgtaaatataaaatttaatatatcaaGAAAATGAAGAGTAAAATAAGTTTAgtaatatttcattaataattatgaCTTTTGCGTATAGCGTAAACTCCATGAGCTAGAAGCGGCTGCGATTAAACCTTTAGGAGGCATTTTATCTCCGTAATTAgttatcaattaaataataataacagtcATTCAGGTATAATATAcctgaaataattaattctaattttaatttatcaacacaTATAGTGTCTTAactattagttaaattaaatgaattattttatagaaaatagtattttaaatgattatctactgtaggttgATTATCTATTGTATGGtggtttaataaataaacatatgaACGAAAAAAAATCCACTGAATGATTCCTTATCAGGCGTGCAGTCTATATTTAATCTGGTTAAGTTGCCCAATCGGTGGCCGTCAAATATGTTCTTTTTAAAAGGGAATTAAATCTGGCGTATCTTCGTGGTTTGATAAAATACATTTGTTGACAAAGTTATCAGTATTTTAGCTTTTAAAGGTCAAAGTTGttgttttttgcaaataataaaatttatgaataatgaGAAATactcattttaagaaaaatgaagtaTGCCTGAAAAATGTGTTCTTAATTAACTTTGAAACATAACGGGTTTGGAAAAAAGACTtacttttagaacttttaaagagAAATAATGGTATTTATCAGATTTTTGTCACATCTAATGTCTTTTTTCCACCGTGAATTTtcacatttcagaaaaaatgatccTCCTTTCTTTGAATGTGCTGGCACGATCATTTACAGAAAAATAActaccattttgttaattttaagttttttcaaaacctacctacattttttcattcatagttcatcttttttggaatgaaaatttaattaattggtcgtaagttaaacttttttacaaaaaattaacatttttgttaaagatccataatttttatttaaaattcatccctttcattaaaaatgtactattttatggaaaattcgttttttctttgactgagaattttttacaggaattttaattatttcagttgaaaatttaaatattttgttgaattttttttcgtttaaaagtaattttcttttctttaaatgaaaatctaacaatttcaGTTGGCAATTCCATtgtttaagttcaaaatttaactacagtgaaaTTATGAGACTGGACCGGTTTTGGGACTGCAGGAGTTGGGGAATAACCCAGATGGagtgccgtttcgtagaaaacgcttttgtttgtttacgcctgagcGACTTCCGCTCAACCCGCGCAGCTCCTCTTTCTTCAACTTGCgacacggcgtcaattctcggaagaactatagcAGAGGGCCATATCTCTAAGGTTTACTGTATTCAATTTTTGTctgaagaattatcttttttaatcgaaaattcgtgttttttgataAGGATGATATTCATTAGTTTAAAGGTCAATTATTACAGTTAAGGATTCATCAATTTAGATGAACATTtagctttttggtttaaaatacatctactccagttgaagattcataattgaaGTTAGATGATTGCgttaaactaatcttttttagatcaagattcaactatttggttaaaaattgatcttcttttttttggtcgaaaactcaaatacttgtttgagaattcatatatttggttgaaaatagtctttttttttgtaaaaaattatctattcttatcctttaaaaatgtaagcattccagttaaatattcattaatttcgttgaacattcacccatatgattgaaaataaaactacttggttgaaagttaaacttttttgttagaaattcatctttttgggttgatattaatatttttagtttgaaataggCCTATTCCAGGTTATGATTTATGActttttcagttgacaattcattactttggttgtaaattcgttgttttgtgtgccaaattaatttttcttaactgaaaatttctttattccatttttggttaaaagctgatCCTTTTTTCATGggtttttcatgaatttcatggtTTTTAGggacaaattaaagaaatgattaattctGTTTtagtaatattcaattatttgattaatctatgtttttaatatattttagaatattttgtaatatattttttttttaactttctaaaatAATCATATTAATTGAATTCCTAGATATCAATTATTATCCCTAAACTTCGAAGGAAACTGAGGGACATTTTGagatattttccaattaattcgataaattaaaaataatttggctaaaaactaagctCAGTCTAAAAAAGGATCAAAATATAATGATTCCACGAAGCCATAATGTCACATTATGTagtaattatgttttaaatagaaaagaacgGAAAGAAACGTAATAAAACTTTCGTTAcattcctttttctttctttggaGACACAACTTTGAAGAAAGATAACTTTAGACATTGCGCCTCCCtagttgcattattttttactcatttttcataCTTAGCATGGTTTACAGATAAATTATATTGCATTTATAGAATTAGCAAATATCAGAAAAGACCTCTCAATTTCGTTTGAATCTTTACTTCTGagtcgattgttttaaaaaaatgcgaaattttttaaTGGCGCTGTACTATGAACAACTCTACCTGGAGAAAACTCAAGATACCTGAAAAAAAACCctgaaattgtcagggaattttttttaggattggAGTAGACACCATgattagtgaatttaaaaaatgaagatactCACACTTCCTTGAATCATGCGTCCGATGATGAAGGGTGCCAGGAATCCGCAAACGTTCGCAGCAGCGTTCGTTAATCCATAAAGCGTTCCTGCATATTTTGGAGAAAGTGCGATGTGATTCATCTGATTACCGGCGTAAACGGCACCGAAAAGAGATCCTAGTCCCGAGAGCATCACCATAACGATAGTGGTATCGCATCCTGCCCAAATAACACCCAGGAAACTGAGACTGGGGCCTAACGAGGAAATTGTGTTCCAAAGTTTGAAAGAAGTCAGGGGACTAATTTTCTGTCTAGCCAACAGAGCATCGGCTAGAGTTGAAATTATTAGGCCCACTATCCAGGCGGTCAAATAAGGTAAGGCCGAAAGTAGTGCGTCCCTCTGCACGTCCATTCGCAAAATTCTATCCATGTAGGTCGGCAGTTCCGTTAGAAGAGTGTAAAAAGCCCAGGACTGCCCACATTGTGTAATCATTATCGCCCACACGGGTAGAGATGTAAAGATCGAACCCCAAGGGACGCCAAGATCTTCcttcaaattcaaattgaatttagtaggtttttttttccaacatttttctttttaaatattttgtaatcatttaaatCTTCCTGCAAAATTTGGGATACCTtattaaggtaaaccgaccattactggggtATCGCAAAAAGTATGTctaatactgggacaataataaatatcgttgagtatctttttTACTCTAATATAACCCATAAAAGTAAAAactttctattatttttcaagttcttatgaatttattactactatttatttttgctttgacAATTGATACATTtcgtataaaaataataacaaatactCCTCAAAATCTGTGAACGTACCGctgcaaaattcgccatttttgtatttcaaaactttcctcATAACTTCTATAgccttgaattaattaaattttttacactaaTAGAAAAGGTAatgtttttacacatttttaatacaCTTAAGAATAAAatgcataactttttttttacgatttcatccaataagttaggaatatttatatgttccgcatttggacaaatttttgacgaaattgtCTAAACCGGGACGAAATGTCGCCCAattactgagacggtcactttcaattgcttatttattctaaaaaagtcgTTCAAATTACTTTACTGCAACCTCCAattcaaacttcaaatttttccaactgcgtagttaagtaatttaacttttcaatacaAATGATTAATTATACATTCCAATTtgatatgaaatattataaatattaataagattaatattataaatttacttgaaaattatatttttgagttaaaaatataacttttttgaagaaaactagtctttttggtatgaaaatccattctttttggttgtaaagtctttttgatttataattcatcttaattaaaattaatacacgAATTGGAAAAAgtgatcaaaaaatttcaataaccttttggttacaaaatttattatttggtttaaaatttaattatttcctaagaaaagtgtataataataaaaatttatttctataaggTAAAATGTTAACACATTGAttgtgaatattattaaaaaggaatttttttatgatttctaaaaatctattcttgttttttaatgtattctatgATTGTaagtaaattgtgccattttattttgataaaccccattgaattttccttgtcccagtaatgggcgatctgactagcttaaaaaatatctatttatattaattaactataaaattaatgatgtattttttgttcCAATCGATAACCACATATATTAGCCACTTATTACAATGGTTTTTGTACCAAAACttacaattcatcatttttaaattgtgtttatgtgggtttGCTTTTCGTAACTGACCAAGTAATGGCCGGTTTACTTTATTTGGTGTACGCTAAAAAGTCAACTAGTCAATATCTCGGTTTTAATAgattagtattaaattgactttaaatattaaacatttttaacttactTCATCTTTGGGTTCAACACAAGCTTCGATGTATGCCCTTTCTTTCGGATCTATTCTTGGGTGAACAGCCGGAGTATCGTATATGTACAAAAGCCAAAAAGCATACCAAATTATCCCAAGTCCTCCAAATAAATAGAATACTAAGGGCCAACCGCCCCAAAGTTCCAGAGAGCATAAATATCCACTCACTGGTAAGGAAACAACAGTTCCAAAGTTTGatcctgaaaaaaatgtaacatgtaATAGAGTAAATAGGGTAATTTTCTCATGAAAAAGgcaaaagattaaacatttactTATACGTttataaaagaagaaataatgtttttataagaAATGGTATAGTTTTTGAACGATGTTgagtgatttattttttatttctgccattaaagaaattttttaattgattgtactcagttcattgaaaatacatttacgGCGATATAAAAAAAGCCAAAGAAAACATGAAATTggttaaatatacaattttttatgttttaaatcatTCTCAAAATCAAGCATATTtcctcttcttaaaattccttcattaataattaaatttgatgcttagaagtataattaaatatttctatctAAGATTTAATAGTTCATCCTTACTATAATCaataatttgaatgtaaattGGAAACAATAATCTTCAATGCTCTAAAAATCAAGTCAAAAATAGTTCACGTCTGAGCgtctaaattattttatactagcACAAAAGCACGCGCACGAGCCGTGATATCATGTCCCTGGAttttacaacattaaaaataaactatttaaaaatcataacaaattttttaatattacaagttttacccattttttaaacgaaacctcttgaaattctttggaatcatttaaaaataacgaaaaatctttaaaaccttttggaAATTGTCGAATTCCTTTATATACctttaaactgttaaaatccgTAGATATcgcttaaaatagtttttaaatcattctcTAAAGTTCCTTAAAACTtcgttaaaattgcttaaaatcgttaaaatacattaaaataagtagaaatcatttgaaatttaaaatattcataacattGATCTAAAAGATCCGTATAAATGACCATGTCtagatttatattttctaatattaaaatccttggatATTTTTGTATGGTCACATATCtggattttttgtttatattaaaaatataaatgatttaaaaatccattatggatttttaaatacttttgaaacaagttttaaaaaattcttactttcgtaattttaatcttttcatgaatgtcaacatttttttacgtATCTGTGAAAATATATATAGTAATATGATAAATTTatctgattaattttataatattcatttttgtgagaCTTTTAGCTATacctagttaaaaaaattaaaatcacgaTACGTTAACTTGAACCAAAGATATTAAGCCTAAGCTTCAATTTGCCGAACTGTGAAAAGCTACTTTttgttagtttttgaaaattgttcaaattctacaacttattaaatttgtatgtaatcgaaaaaatctaaaaaaaataattattttaatatgtcGTAACATGATGATAATCgtcattttatttaaactaaagaatCTTCAATGTGGACAGACAGACCATTGTACTTTATTatagttaatttcaaaatactttatctTTAAAGTTCTATTTAAACcctaaatagtttagtttaaaattagtcaAACTTTAAAAAGACAAATCAATTGtaattcataattcttaaaagttaaagaaaagctTTCACTACTCTTGGTACCGTATTGtagttttgaatagaataattttgtacataTAAAACCAACAATTGCATTTTCCAGTATCgtttatttaaagagaaaagaggGAAACGCAGGGTATTAGGGAAAAAACTGTGCATCCTGatcattcataaaattaaattgaaacacTTGCCTGCATAGACCAGCGCTGCAAATTTACTTCTTTCTAGTGGTGGTACCCAGTGTGCCAACATACTGTGCATGGCAGGATATGTGACCCCCTAGGaaacgatttttaaatcaaatatcaaaAGTAAATacttaaaccaaattgttgaaaaaaaaaataataatttaaaaatctgaacacCAATTTGCATGAGATAAAATTACATAGATTTACCTCTGTAAAACCTTCAGCAATGCGCACTGCCAAAAATGGATATAATCCCCAATAAGCAGCGAAAGGACTGATGACAGTCAATACTGCTGTTAAAAATACTCCTAgtccaaaaactatttttccaccaATTTGTTCCGCCAATCTTCCACCGGGAACGTTTGTAGTCACATATCCGATGAAAAAAGCACCCAATATGATGCCTTGCATTTTTTCATCCCAGTCAAATTCACCTGGACTCTACAATTAAAAACagatatatttaaatgtttaactattgtttgaaattcgaatttgatagattcattcatttttttaaaataacggtAATATGAAGGATTGCAGTATTGGGAATGGCGGTCTACCAGTACTccacatggtgccgaaaaatTGAACTAGAAAGATTAGGTAccattttaaacatgtattttaattcttgtataagtgtttttaagatttttttgtaaagtataaaacaatgattatatactaaaaacaaatattcactTAACTCTTTTACAacagaaaatcaactattttttgaaaatttatattttgatctaaaacttcatctgttatagaagaaatttcattttttgtatgaaaatgcaactttttggttaaaaatcgttcctctttgcttgataattcaactaatttgtttaaaacatttggttgaatcgtttTGTTAAGAAacccctttttttgttaaagatttagattctaagttgaaaagttacctcattggtcaaaagtttaattattttgctgaaaattaattttttaaattgaaaattaatccactttgatcaaagttaaactacattgtgaaatttttcttcattgaaggcttatgtctggttgaaaatttaactgtttagtggaaaatacttctttttttttgtttacaattaattttttaatagaaaatggaacttttttatttgtttaaattgatattttttagctaaaaattcacgtttttttgtgaaaaaatgattttttagtttgaaatttctttgtttttttgcataaaaatacatcagtttcgtggaaaattaattttttgttgaacagtcatttttttgttggaaaattgaaatttgtcaagaaaatttgtcttctggtttgaaggtttaataatttcgataaacttttatttattttttaagtgaaaaatctttatttgttggaaattcgttttttttggctttaaaattcttttcttttgttgtataaatttcattcttttttgatattaaaatataaactattacacttttcgttggaaatttgtctttttaggttgaatattcaactattatgttaaaaatttcacgattttgttaaacagttatcttttaaagcagaaaaactttttttttaaaataaattagtacatttgaaaatttttaatttgtatatgaaacactgtaataactgaatatgtctgagctagaaaataatttagattcaaccgctgatattacttgaacaataaaaatattgttaaaaatcttaaattcccataaattctgtcatattct is a genomic window of Belonocnema kinseyi isolate 2016_QV_RU_SX_M_011 chromosome 8, B_treatae_v1, whole genome shotgun sequence containing:
- the LOC117177667 gene encoding sialin; this translates as MEILDPSISRDDQGLYGTDLRENVDYKDKTGLIPAEIPEDSQSCVKARFTLGFLGFLGFALVYAMRVNLSVAIVSMVNRTETEKNTTDACPVNPVINGSIIPPPSPGEFDWDEKMQGIILGAFFIGYVTTNVPGGRLAEQIGGKIVFGLGVFLTAVLTVISPFAAYWGLYPFLAVRIAEGFTEGVTYPAMHSMLAHWVPPLERSKFAALVYAGSNFGTVVSLPVSGYLCSLELWGGWPLVFYLFGGLGIIWYAFWLLYIYDTPAVHPRIDPKERAYIEACVEPKDEEDLGVPWGSIFTSLPVWAIMITQCGQSWAFYTLLTELPTYMDRILRMDVQRDALLSALPYLTAWIVGLIISTLADALLARQKISPLTSFKLWNTISSLGPSLSFLGVIWAGCDTTIVMVMLSGLGSLFGAVYAGNQMNHIALSPKYAGTLYGLTNAAANVCGFLAPFIIGRMIQGSETLATWHTVFWMAAGINMTANCFYLLFASATEQPWSRGNS